Proteins encoded by one window of Corallococcus exiguus:
- a CDS encoding AAA family ATPase: MMIPVPEQSLVLLLGPSGSGKSTLANTHFLPEDVLPGTGNETKLHDEVARRLAKGTLTVIDGVPLSAESRRHYVTLAREHHVALVAVAMDTPEALCLERNRTRSGSHASPRALRNQVQQLQNALKGLTKEGIRHVHVLTPETAGAVAFEHRPLPCHRQDEHGPFDIIGDIHGCFDELKALLTELGYTVAPRADGSPGFDVSTPHGRKVVFLGDLVDRGPGVTDVLRLVMGMVEAGTALCAPGNHEIKLLKKLRGKDVRVARGLAMTLEQLEREPPGFSHAVADFIEARSPHYVLDDGHLVVAHAGLKESMHGRDTPEVRDFALYGETTGEADAYGLPVRADWARDYRGPATVVYGHTPVTEAEWVNNTLCVDTGCVFGGKLTALRYPERQLVSVPAQREYWKSRSHAAP; encoded by the coding sequence ATGATGATTCCTGTTCCCGAGCAGTCGCTCGTGCTGCTCCTGGGCCCATCCGGCTCCGGCAAGTCCACCCTCGCGAACACGCACTTCCTCCCCGAGGACGTGCTGCCCGGCACGGGCAATGAAACGAAGCTCCACGACGAGGTGGCGCGAAGGCTCGCGAAGGGCACGCTCACCGTCATCGACGGCGTCCCGCTCAGCGCCGAGTCACGTCGTCACTACGTGACCCTGGCGCGCGAGCACCACGTCGCCCTGGTCGCGGTGGCCATGGACACGCCGGAAGCGCTCTGTCTGGAGCGCAACCGCACGCGCTCCGGGTCGCACGCCAGTCCCCGAGCTCTGCGCAACCAGGTGCAGCAGCTGCAGAACGCGCTGAAGGGGCTGACGAAGGAAGGCATCCGGCACGTGCACGTGCTCACGCCGGAGACGGCGGGCGCGGTGGCCTTCGAGCACCGCCCGCTGCCGTGCCACCGCCAGGACGAGCACGGCCCCTTCGACATCATCGGAGACATCCACGGATGCTTCGACGAGCTGAAGGCCCTGCTGACAGAGCTGGGCTACACGGTCGCGCCGCGAGCGGACGGCAGCCCCGGCTTCGACGTGAGCACGCCCCACGGGCGCAAGGTCGTGTTCCTGGGCGACCTGGTGGACCGTGGGCCCGGCGTGACGGACGTGCTGCGCCTGGTGATGGGAATGGTCGAGGCGGGCACCGCGCTGTGCGCGCCGGGCAATCACGAAATCAAGTTGCTCAAGAAGCTGCGTGGCAAGGACGTGCGCGTGGCGCGCGGGCTCGCGATGACGCTGGAGCAGCTGGAACGTGAGCCGCCCGGATTCTCCCATGCGGTCGCAGACTTCATCGAAGCCCGCTCGCCACACTACGTCCTGGATGACGGTCACCTCGTGGTGGCGCACGCGGGCCTGAAGGAGTCCATGCACGGCCGGGACACCCCGGAGGTGCGCGACTTCGCCCTCTACGGAGAGACCACCGGCGAGGCGGACGCCTACGGTCTGCCGGTGCGAGCCGACTGGGCCCGGGACTACCGTGGACCGGCGACGGTCGTGTACGGCCACACCCCCGTCACGGAAGCCGAATGGGTGAACAACACCCTCTGCGTGGACACAGGCTGTGTGTTCGGAGGGAAGCTGACCGCGCTGCGCTATCCGGAGCGGCAGCTCGTCTCCGTGCCCGCGCAGCGCGAGTACTGGAAGTCACGGAGCCACGCGGCTCCGTGA
- a CDS encoding GNAT family N-acetyltransferase codes for MSTDVVKRAVIREARPEDDKAIGDLLVEAYVTQYAKKLPEVVYSEERKAFLRDVASKRKVCTIMVAEVDGEVAGTVALYPPGAPGTEAWLPRTADLRALATSVRYHGQGLAQPLLAEAEVLAKRWGVDAISLHVRQGALGVARMYQRRGYQRTPEGDMDRRPDVFLEAYLLPLK; via the coding sequence ATGAGCACGGACGTGGTGAAGCGAGCCGTCATCCGCGAGGCGCGGCCCGAGGACGACAAGGCAATTGGCGACCTGTTGGTGGAGGCCTACGTCACGCAGTACGCGAAGAAGCTGCCGGAGGTCGTCTACTCCGAGGAGCGCAAGGCGTTCCTGCGCGACGTCGCCTCCAAGCGCAAGGTGTGCACCATCATGGTGGCGGAAGTGGACGGAGAGGTCGCGGGCACGGTGGCCCTGTACCCGCCCGGCGCGCCCGGCACAGAAGCCTGGTTGCCCCGCACAGCGGACCTGCGCGCCCTGGCCACGTCGGTGCGCTACCACGGCCAGGGTCTGGCCCAGCCGCTGCTGGCGGAGGCGGAAGTCCTCGCGAAGCGCTGGGGCGTGGACGCCATCTCCCTCCACGTGCGCCAGGGGGCGTTGGGCGTCGCGCGCATGTACCAGCGCCGGGGCTACCAGCGTACGCCGGAGGGCGACATGGACCGCCGTCCGGACGTGTTCCTCGAGGCGTACCTGCTGCCCCTGAAGTAA
- a CDS encoding PilZ domain-containing protein: protein MGAPFARAQLRPLSEAPVLEWGIRWDVTDSERIRIILATAAAMGSSALLRRGDMASPLRLETLELEGGVLHWSGLTVDPGADAWEVEVFGHGCVYRMLLSGEPAEQGTWVTPLPRQLIQVRRRAHRRAPAPPDLSVRLPLPGWLGRERDAVDVSLHGMALRLGTGERLSPGRVLQPIELRTAAGEVLSLRGEVRHVSDRTDGELQCGLLVTPLTAEDSERWQALVARALHPTTCTDGARVEEQWRLFIDSGYFNLAGRSAEDFESRRRSFIELGRQAGSMGSVLTEVVWPSERGLEATLSAMKPYRSVWMVHQLARRQDATRFERLKGQMLRELYVHCVEHAQRDSGFRWFAAYIESTVPFTYRSHVGFAGRMAATGRTLMLPMRMIDVECCHSPAPPATGLELGPATEAERRLLVERIALTRPACYAEALDLRLETLDLRDVTRAWQAVGLERERHLLVAREGAKPVAVAVLESGSPGTNPFGLLDSVRVFALSPRARQAYPALMDGARRWFAQRGRDGFTFLAEEAGDVEAAGLHDAAPDAKPYLWLIPADLAPEFLEHIHEQTAPRPLSHPQKELS from the coding sequence GTGGGAGCGCCTTTCGCTCGCGCACAGCTGCGTCCGTTGTCCGAGGCACCGGTCCTGGAATGGGGGATCCGGTGGGACGTCACCGACTCCGAGCGCATCCGCATCATCCTCGCCACCGCCGCCGCGATGGGCTCGTCCGCCCTGCTGCGACGGGGAGACATGGCGTCGCCGCTGCGGCTGGAGACGCTGGAGCTGGAAGGCGGAGTCCTCCACTGGTCCGGGCTGACGGTGGATCCGGGCGCGGACGCGTGGGAGGTGGAGGTGTTTGGCCATGGCTGCGTCTACCGGATGCTCCTGTCCGGTGAGCCGGCGGAGCAGGGGACGTGGGTGACGCCGCTGCCTCGTCAGTTGATCCAGGTGCGCCGCCGGGCGCATCGGCGTGCTCCCGCGCCTCCGGACCTGAGCGTGCGCCTGCCGCTGCCAGGGTGGCTGGGCCGGGAGCGCGACGCGGTGGATGTGTCCCTGCATGGGATGGCGCTGCGGCTGGGGACCGGGGAACGCCTTTCGCCGGGCCGGGTGCTCCAGCCCATCGAGCTGCGCACGGCGGCGGGTGAGGTCCTGTCGCTGCGCGGGGAGGTGCGCCATGTGTCGGACCGCACCGATGGGGAGCTCCAGTGCGGGCTCCTGGTGACGCCGCTGACCGCCGAGGACTCGGAGCGATGGCAGGCGCTGGTGGCGCGGGCCCTTCATCCGACGACGTGTACCGATGGCGCGCGGGTGGAGGAGCAGTGGCGGCTGTTCATCGACTCCGGCTACTTCAACCTGGCGGGCAGGTCCGCGGAGGACTTCGAGTCGCGGCGGCGGAGCTTCATCGAGCTGGGCCGCCAGGCTGGTTCGATGGGCTCGGTCCTCACCGAGGTGGTGTGGCCTTCCGAGCGTGGCTTGGAGGCGACCCTCTCCGCGATGAAGCCCTACCGCTCCGTGTGGATGGTGCACCAGCTGGCGCGGCGCCAGGACGCCACGCGGTTCGAGCGCCTCAAGGGCCAGATGCTGCGTGAGCTGTACGTGCACTGCGTGGAGCACGCGCAGCGGGACAGCGGGTTCCGGTGGTTCGCGGCGTACATCGAATCGACCGTGCCCTTCACATACCGCTCGCACGTCGGCTTCGCCGGCCGCATGGCGGCGACGGGGCGGACGCTGATGCTGCCGATGCGAATGATTGACGTCGAGTGTTGCCATTCCCCTGCCCCGCCGGCGACGGGGCTGGAGCTGGGGCCCGCGACGGAGGCGGAGCGGCGGCTGCTCGTTGAGCGGATCGCCCTCACCCGCCCTGCCTGCTACGCCGAGGCGTTGGACCTGCGCCTGGAGACGCTGGACCTGCGGGACGTGACGCGGGCCTGGCAGGCGGTGGGCCTGGAGCGCGAGCGGCATCTGCTGGTCGCTCGCGAGGGCGCGAAGCCGGTGGCGGTGGCCGTCCTGGAGTCGGGGTCTCCCGGCACCAATCCCTTCGGGCTGCTGGACTCCGTGCGGGTGTTCGCGCTGTCGCCGCGGGCCCGGCAGGCCTATCCGGCGCTGATGGATGGGGCTCGCCGCTGGTTCGCCCAACGGGGCCGCGACGGCTTCACCTTCCTGGCCGAAGAGGCTGGCGACGTGGAGGCCGCGGGCCTGCATGACGCCGCGCCCGACGCGAAGCCCTACCTGTGGCTCATCCCCGCAGACCTCGCTCCCGAGTTCCTGGAGCACATCCATGAGCAGACGGCGCCCCGTCCGCTCTCCCACCCCCAGAAGGAGCTGTCATGA
- a CDS encoding DUF4091 domain-containing protein — protein sequence MPSIRPFRAALLSLTVALPVYAAGPAVWGEGMMVKVRPGTAARSATEVRLTAARNEFVSFQVALQGGDTGLKGVRAKLPALEGPGSTTLTGPDVTLYREALVTTKQASVAGESVGAWPDGLVPDTDEIAGETRSAFPFDVPAKEARAIWVDVHVPKDAPPGDYTGTVTVEADGGFQRQVTARLTVVDAALPSTSSLSSAFLLWPPHVCRAHTGREDCTPEELQPLLTRYQRMALEHRFTLSSLFPRKPWPPEWSTFDATWGPYLDGTAPTRLQGARMTSLEYVGPLDAANLKDFTAHMKAKGWLDRAYVQLGDEPPYGTPFAQVRATGELVRQAAPGLRTVLTTNSRELKANNLEDAVDTAVPLVNHLDGTDANFRGDQRGTYTNFLERPGTALWMYQSCMSHGCAYGTNAPENKPGAGWPSYMLDRSAAKARAMEWVTFLEGATGELYYQSVGMLSTAWTDQYRFNGNGDGTLFYPGTPQAIGGKTDVPVASLRLKLIRQGMQDYEWLKAVSDAGDPDFARKVARDLIPAASRVTDDGAAFDAARLKLIQRYEELTATPTPDAGTQQPDAGTQTPTDGGTEPTPDEAAGGPSQGSPGSTSDVTPDAVDDAQAGGCTTGGGGTAAVAGGLLFAAWALGGMRRRHARVTVPARRR from the coding sequence ATGCCTTCGATTCGACCGTTCCGTGCCGCCCTGTTGTCGCTGACCGTGGCCCTGCCGGTGTACGCGGCCGGGCCCGCCGTGTGGGGCGAAGGGATGATGGTGAAGGTGCGGCCGGGGACCGCCGCCCGGAGCGCCACCGAGGTGCGGCTCACCGCCGCGCGCAACGAGTTCGTCTCCTTCCAGGTCGCGCTGCAAGGCGGAGACACGGGGCTGAAGGGCGTGCGCGCGAAGCTGCCCGCGCTGGAGGGCCCGGGCTCCACGACGCTGACGGGGCCGGACGTGACGCTGTATCGCGAGGCGCTCGTCACGACGAAGCAGGCGTCGGTGGCGGGAGAGTCCGTGGGTGCGTGGCCGGACGGGCTGGTGCCGGACACGGACGAAATCGCCGGTGAGACGCGAAGCGCCTTCCCCTTCGACGTGCCCGCGAAGGAGGCACGAGCCATCTGGGTGGACGTGCACGTGCCGAAGGACGCGCCGCCCGGGGACTACACGGGCACGGTGACGGTGGAGGCGGACGGAGGCTTCCAGCGGCAGGTGACGGCGAGGCTGACGGTGGTGGACGCGGCATTGCCGAGCACGTCCTCGCTGTCCTCGGCGTTCCTGCTCTGGCCGCCGCACGTATGTCGCGCGCACACGGGCCGCGAGGACTGCACGCCGGAGGAGTTGCAGCCGCTGCTCACGCGCTATCAGCGGATGGCGTTGGAGCACCGCTTCACGCTCTCCAGTCTCTTCCCGCGCAAGCCGTGGCCGCCGGAGTGGAGCACCTTCGACGCGACGTGGGGACCTTACTTGGACGGCACGGCGCCAACGCGGTTGCAGGGCGCGAGGATGACGAGCCTGGAGTACGTGGGTCCGCTCGACGCGGCGAACCTGAAGGACTTCACGGCGCACATGAAGGCGAAGGGCTGGCTGGACCGGGCCTACGTGCAGCTGGGGGACGAGCCGCCCTACGGCACGCCCTTCGCGCAGGTGCGCGCGACGGGAGAGCTGGTGCGCCAGGCGGCGCCCGGGCTGCGCACGGTGCTGACGACGAACTCGCGCGAGCTGAAGGCCAACAACCTGGAGGACGCGGTGGACACGGCGGTGCCGCTGGTGAACCACCTGGACGGCACGGACGCGAACTTCCGGGGCGACCAGCGGGGCACGTACACGAACTTCCTGGAGCGTCCGGGAACAGCGTTGTGGATGTATCAGAGCTGCATGAGCCACGGCTGTGCGTATGGGACCAACGCGCCGGAGAACAAGCCGGGCGCGGGCTGGCCGTCGTACATGCTGGACCGGTCGGCGGCGAAGGCGCGCGCGATGGAGTGGGTGACGTTCCTGGAGGGCGCGACGGGCGAGCTCTACTACCAGTCGGTGGGCATGCTCTCCACGGCATGGACGGACCAGTACCGCTTCAACGGCAACGGGGACGGGACGCTCTTCTACCCGGGTACGCCGCAGGCCATCGGTGGCAAGACGGACGTGCCGGTGGCATCGCTGCGGCTCAAGCTCATCCGCCAGGGCATGCAGGACTACGAGTGGCTCAAGGCGGTGAGTGACGCGGGAGACCCGGACTTCGCGCGCAAGGTGGCCAGGGACCTGATCCCGGCCGCATCGCGAGTGACGGACGACGGCGCCGCGTTCGACGCAGCGAGGCTGAAGCTCATCCAGCGTTACGAGGAACTGACCGCGACCCCGACGCCGGACGCGGGAACGCAGCAGCCGGACGCGGGCACGCAGACGCCGACGGACGGAGGCACGGAGCCCACGCCGGACGAAGCCGCGGGAGGCCCCTCGCAGGGATCACCCGGCTCCACTTCCGATGTGACGCCGGACGCAGTCGATGACGCACAGGCGGGAGGCTGCACCACGGGCGGAGGCGGAACGGCGGCGGTCGCGGGAGGCCTGCTGTTCGCGGCCTGGGCGCTCGGAGGCATGCGCCGTCGTCACGCTCGCGTAACCGTGCCCGCCCGGAGGAGGTAG